Within the Streptomyces sp. NBC_00554 genome, the region TCAGCAGGGGACAGGACTGCTCTCAGCCTAGGCGGGCACGGTGGATCGGGCGCGTTCAGACGGATTCAGGCGCATTCATCTGCATTCAGGCGGATTCGTGCGCGTTCAGCCGCCGTACGCCCCGCTCGCCGTCAGTCGCAGCGCCGTGTCGATCAGCGGAACGTGACTGAATGCCTGCGGGAAGTTGCCGACCTGGCGCTTGAGCCGGGGGTCCCACTCCTCGGCGAGCAGACCCAGGTCGTTGCGGAGCGCGAGCAGCTTCTCGAAGAGCTTGCGGGCCTCGTCGACCCGCCCGATCATCGCGAGGTCGTCCGCCATCCAGAACGAGCAGGCGAGGAAGGCACCTTCGTCACCCTCCAGGCCGTCCACGCCCGCGTGCTCGCCGCTGGTCGGGTAGCGCAGGATGAAGCCATCCGAGGTCGACAGCTCGCGCTGGATGGCCTCGATGGTGCCGATCACGCGCTTGTCGTCCGGCGGCAGGAAGCCCATCTGCGGGATGAGGAGCAGCGAGGCGTCCAGCTCCTTGGAGCCGTACGACTGCGTGAACGTGTTGCGCTCCTTGTCGTAGCCCTTCTCACAGACGTCCCGGTGGATGTCGTCGCGCAGTTCGCGCCACTTCTCCAGCGGGCCGTCCGCGTCACCGGACTCGATGAGCTTGATGGTGCGGTCGACGGCGACCCAGGCCATCACCTTGGAGTGCACGAAGTGGCGGCGCGGGCCGCGGACTTCCCAGATGCCCTCGTCCGGCTGGTCCCAGTGATCCTCCAGGTAGCGGATCAGCTTGAGCTGGAGGAGCGAGGCGTAGTCGTTGCGGGACAGGCCCGTCATGTGCGCCAGGTGCAGGGCCTCGGTGACCTCGCCGTACACATCGAGCTGAAGCTGACCCGCGGCGCCGTTGCCGACCCGTACCGGCCCCGAATTCTCGTACCCGGGAAGCCAGTGGAGCTCCGCCTCGCCCAACTCCCGTTCGCCCGCGATGCCGTACATGATCTGCAGGTTCTCCGGGTCGCCGGCGACCGCGCGCAGCAGCCATTCGCGCCAGGCGCGGGCCTCCTCGCGGTAGCCGGTGCGCAGCAGCGAGGAGAGCGTGATGGCCGCGTCGCGCAGCCAGGTGTAGCGGTAGTCCCAGTTCCGTACGCCGCCGATCTCCTCCGGGAGCGAGGTCGTGGGCGCGGCGACGATGCCGCCCGTGGGCCCGTACGTCAGGGCCTTGAGCGTGATCAGGGAGCGTACGACAGCCTCGCGGTAGGGGCCGTGGTACGTGCACTGGTCGACCCAGTCGCGCCAGAACTCCTCGGTGGCCTCCAGCGACTCCTCCGGCTCGGGCAGAGCCGGGGGCGCCTTGTGCGAGGGCTCCCACGAGATGGTGAACGCGATCCGGTCACCGGGCGCCACCGTGAAGTCGGCGTACGTGGTCAGCGCCTTGCCGTAGGTCTCGCAGGCGGTGTCGAACCACACCGAGTCGGGTCCGGCGACGGCAACCGTCCGGCCCTCGTGCTTGTGCACCCAGGGCACCACACGGCCGTAGCTGAAACGCATCCGCAGCGCGGAGCGCATCGGGACCCGGCCCGTGATGCCCTCCACGATCCGGATCAGCTGCGGCGCGCCGTCACGCGGGGGCATGAAATCGGTCACGCGGACAGTGCCGCGCGGGGTGTCCCACTCGGATTCCAGGATCAGCGAGTCGCCGCGGTAGGTGCGGCGCGCCGCCGTCGGCGGTTTGGCGTCGGCGGCGTGCGCCGGGCCGAGCCGCCAGAATCCGTGCTCCTCCGTGCCGAGCAGTCCGGCGAAGACGGCGTGGGAGTCGAAGCGGGGCAGGCACAGCCAGTCGACCGTGCCGTCCCGGCAGACCAGCGCGGCTGTCTGCATGTCTCCGATGAGTGCGTAGTCCTCGATGCGCCCGGCCACGTGCATCTCCAGTCGAACGGCCACGTCGCCCCCGGAGGGGCGGTCGCTCTTGCGGTCAAGGGAACGTTGGTATTGCGTCGCTACGAAACGTCAATTAGTCGGTGCGATTGTCGTTGCGAAACGAACTGACGAGCTCTCGTGTTCCGGGATACGGACGGGGATGGTGCCGTGTGTCGGCCGGGCTCGGCAGCGAGTGTCCGAGCAGGATACGACGCACGTGGAAGATCCGCGTGCCGCTCCCGGTAACCCGGCTGGGCTGATCGAGTGAGTGGCGTGTGGGGCGCGTGGCGACTTGTGTGCGGAGCGTGGCCGGAAGCAGCCTCCTCGCGGCGCTGATACCCTGGTAGCCCGTGGACCGGTGGGAGAAAAACCCCCGAACCGCAGCGACGGCGCCTCCGGAAATCTTCGGACACCATGCCGGCACGCACCCCAGACCGCGACCACGGGAGCCCCCTCTTGGCCATGACGCCCGCTGCTTTTCGAAACAATGCAGCCACGACGACAAAGCACATCTTCGTCACCGGGGGTGTCGCCTCCTCCCTCGGCAAGGGCCTCACGGCCTCGAGTCTGGGTGCGCTGCTCAAAGCGCGGGGCCTGCGAGTCACCATGCAGAAGCTCGACCCGTACCTGAACGTCGACCCTGGCACCATGAACCCCTTCCAGCACGGCGAGGTGTTCGTCACCAATGACGGCGCCGAGACCGACCTGGACATCGGACACTACGAGCGCTTCCTCGACGTTGACTTGGACGGCTCCGCCAATGTCACTACAGGCCAGGTGTACTCGACCGTCATCGCCAAGGAGCGGCGCGGCGAGTACCTGGGCGACACCGTGCAGGTCATCCCGCACATCACCAACGAGATCAAGCACCGCATCCGCCGTATGGCCACCGATGACGTCGACGTAGTCATCACGGAGGTCGGCGGCACGGTCGGCGACATCGAGTCCCTGCCGTTCCTGGAGACGGTCCGTCAGGTCCGTCACGAGGTCGGCCGCGACAATGTGTTCGTCGTCCACATCTCGCTCCTCCCGTACATCGGCCCCTCCGGGGAGCTGAAGACGAAGCCGACCCAGCACTCGGTTGCGGCGCTGCGCAACATCGGTATCCAGCCGGACGCGATCGTGCTGCGCGCGGACCGCGAGGTCCCCACCGCCATCAAGCGCAAGATCTCGCTGATGTGCGACGTCGACGAGGCGGCCGTGGTCGCGTGCATCGACGCCAAGTCGATCTACGACATCCCGAAGGTCCTGCACACCGAGGGCCTGGACGCGTACGTCGTCCGCAAGCTGGACCTGCCCTTCCGTGACGTGGACTGGACGGCCTGGGACGACCTGCTCGACCGCGTCCACAACCCGCTCCACGAGATCAACATGGCGCTCGTCGGCAAGTACATCGACCTGCCCGACGCCTACCTCTCGGTGACCGAGGCCCTGCGTGCCGGCGGTTTCGCCAACAAGGCCCGCGTGAAGATCAAGTGGGTCACCTCGGACGACTGCAAGACCCCGGCGGGCGCGGCCAAGCAGCTCGGTGACGTCGACGCGATCTGCATCCCCGGCGGCTTCGGCGACCGAGGCGTGTCCGGCAAGGTCGGCGCCATCCAGTACGCCCGCGAGAACAAGATCCCGCTGCTCGGCCTCTGTCTCGGCCTGCAGTGCATCGTGATCGAGGCCGCGCGCAACCTGGCCGACATCGCGGACGCCAACTCCACCGAGTTCGACTCCGCCACCGCCCACCCGGTCATCTCCACCATGGCCGAGCAGCTCGACATCGTCGCCGGCGAGGGCGACATGGGCGGCACCATGCGCCTGGGCATGTACCCCGCGAAGCTCGCCGAGGGCTCCATCGCGCGTGAGGTGTACGACGGCAAGGAGTACGTCGAGGAGCGTCACCGTCACCGCTACGAGGTGAACAACGCCTACCGCGCCGAGCTGGAGAAGAAGGCCGGTCTGCAGTTCTCCGGAACCTCGCCGGACGGCAAGCTCGTCGAGTACGTCGAGTACCCGCGCGACATCCACCCGTACCTGGTCGCGACCCAGGCGCACCCCGAGCTGCGCTCGCGTCCGACTCGCCCGCACCCGCTCTTCGCGGGCCTGGTCAAGGCCGCGGTGGCACGCAAGACGGGCAAGTGACGCAAGGGTTGTACGGTGGCCGGGGTGTGTGCCTTTCGAGGTGCGCACCCCGTTTTCCGTTGCGGGTACAGGTAACGGATTCTTGTGCGGGGCCGACAGCTTTTTTGCACGTGTGGGAGGACAGGGCATGACCATCAAGGACACCGCCGAGGAGTGGGAGATCAGGGCGAGCGAGACCCCCTTCGTCGGCAACAAGACCTCGGTCCGCACCGACGACGTGGTCATGCCCGACGGATCGGTCGCCCGCCGCGACTACCAGGTCCACCCCGGCTCCGTGGCCATCGTCGCCCTCGACGACCAGAACCGCGTCCTGGTGCTGCGCCAGTACCGCCACCCCGTCCGCCACAAGCTCTGGGAGATCCCGGCCGGACTCCTCGACATCCCCGGCGAGAACCCTCTGCACGCAGCCCAGCGCGAGCTCTACGAAGAGGCCCATATCAAGGCCGAGAACTGGCGTGTCCTGACCGACGCCTACACCACGCCCGGCGGCTGCGACGAGGCCGTCCGCATCTTCCTGGCCCGCGACCTCTCCGAAGCCGAGGGGCAACGCTTCGAGGTCGAGGACGAAGAGGCCGACATGGAACTGGCCCGGGTCTCCGTCGACGAGCTCGTACGGGGCGTACTCGCCGGAGAGCTGCACAACAACTGCCTCGTCGTCGGCGTACTTTCGCTGGTCGCCGCACGGCACGGCGAGGGCCTCGACGCGCTGCGTCCGGCGGAGGCGCCGTGGCCGGCGCGGCCCTTCGAGGTCTGACGGGCTGCCGACGCCCACCTGACACCCGTCTGACGCAGACAGTCCTACGATCGCCTGATCCGATCGGGGGACGTGCCCGCCGCGCTCCGCACGGATCGTCGCAGAGCGTGAACTAGGCTCTGAAAACGCCCCGTCCGGAGTCCCGGCGGGTTTGCGCGTGCAGTGGGACGGGAGTGTGGCCCGTGACGGATCAGGCGGTGGACAACGGCGGCACGAAGGTGTCGGCAGAGGGGCAGCGCCCGGCTGCCGGGTCCGCTCCTACGGAGAGTCAGTTCCTGGGTCGTACAAGAGAGTTGAAGGAACTCCGGGCCGACATCGAGCGCGCTGGCCTGGACACCATCTCCGGCCGTAAGGCGCCACGCGCGCGCGTGCTGCTCATCGCGGGCAAGCCCGGCTCGGGCCGCACCGCGCTCGCCGAGGAGCTTGCGGAGCAGGTCGCCGAGAGTTACCCCGACGGAGTTCTGCGTGCCCGGCTCACCGAACCCGACGGCACCCCGGTCCCCACCGAGCGCACCGCCCGCGAGCTGCTCACCGCCCTGGAGCGTCCCACACCGCCCGGGGCGGGCGCCGAGGACCTCGGCGAGTCGCTGCGCGAGGCGCTCGCCGTCCGCCGCGTCCTGCTCGTCCTCGACGACGCGGCCGACGCCGAGCAGGTCGACGCCCTGCTCCCGGACACGCCGGAGTGTCTGGTCGTGGCCGTCTCCGGCGGGCCGCTGACCGGCATCGCGGACGTCCGCCCCTGCACCCTGGGGGGCCTGGACACCAAGTCCGCCCTCGAACTGCTCGGCCGCTTCACCGGCTCGGTGCGCATCACCGTGGATCCGTTCGCCGCCGAGGGCCTGGTCGAGCTGTGCGCGGGCCAGCCCGCCGCCCTGGTGCTCGCCGGCGGCTGGCTCGCGACCCGCCCCCAGTCGGCCGTCGCCGACCTCGCCAAGCAACTGCGCTCCGACGGCGAGGAGGGCTCGCCGCTGGCCCGCGTCTTCCGGCTCACGTACGCCTCGCTGCCCAGCGCCGCCGCGCGGATACTGCGACTGCTGTCGCTCGCCCCGGCCGGGCTCGTCGACCCGCACACCGCGTCCGCGCTCGCGGGCTGCTCGGTGAACGCCGCCCGCACCACACTGGACGACTTCGCCGCGCTCGGCCTCCTGCGGCCCGTGGAGTCGCCGCTGCCGCAGTACGAGGTGCCCGGCTGCCTGCTGCCGCTGCTGCACGCCCTCACCGAGACCCACGACCGCCCCGCCGAGCTCCAGCTGGCCCGCGCCCGGATGCTGGAGCGGACCGTACGGCTGCTGGTGTCCTGCCGCGCCATCACCGAGACCGACAGCTCGCCGGCCCGCGAGAAGCTCGCCGGAATGCCCCGCGCCCTGCGCTTCCCGAACCCCCGGGCCGCCGCCGACTGGCTGCGCATCCGGCAGCCCGCGCTGCTCGCCTCGGCCCGGCTTGCGGTCGCCGACGGCGAGCTGGACACCCTGGCCCGCCGCATCATGGCCGCGCTGGTGCGGGCGATGGTCGCGCACGTCGGTACGCAGGCCGCTGCGCCCGAGCTGTACGGCATCCACCGGCTCGTCCTGGACGTCGCCGAGCGCCGGAAACTGCCCCGCGAGAAGGCCGCGGCCCTGCTGAACCTCGCGGATCTGGACGCCCAGACGGGTCGTACGGCGGACGCCCTGGCCCGCTACCGGGCCGCACTCGACGCCGGACGCGAGGCGAACGATCCGTATGCGACCGGCCGCGCGATGGAATCCGTAGGCGGCGCCCACCAGGAGCTCGGGGACTACGACCGGGCGGCCGACTGGTACGGGCGGGCGCTCGCCGATCGGCTCGCCCGCGACGAGCGCGTGGACGCCGCCCGGCTGTACGGCCGGATCGCCGCCGCGCACACCTACGCGGGCCGCTACGGCGAGGCGCTGCGCAACTGGCGGGCCGCCGTAGCCGGGCACCGCAAGAACGGCGATGTGGCCGCCCAGGCACGGGCGTTGAGCGAGATGGCACGTGTCCAGGAGTACGCCGGACGGCCCGAGGAGTCACTGCGCACCTGCCAGGAGGCGGCCGAGTGGGCGCGCCGCGCCGACGACGTACGACTGCAGGCCGCGCTGCAGCTCAGGCTGGCCGACACGCTGGACCGGCTCGGCGACCCGGCGGCGGCGCGACTGCACCGGGGTGCGGCCGAGCGAATGCTGGGTGACGAGCTCCCGGAGAGCGCATCGGCCAGGGAACAAGACGCTAACGCCTGCGAAATCCGTAGTACATCCGAAGAAGATTGATGCATTGAAAGGCTAGACAGAGGGAATCCCTTCATTAGACTGGCTCCGCCGCGCTCTTTCGTGGTGTCTCCCGTTGTGCTCCCGTACGTCGGGTATGACATGCAATGCCCCGGCTCGCATCGCCTCGGCATGCACAGCCCCAGAACCCTCTGAGCCAAGGACCGTGATCGACGTGAAGGTCGGCATCCCCCGCGAGGTCAAGAACAACGAGTTCCGGGTGGCCATCACCCCCGCCGGCGTGCACGAGCTGGTGCGCCACGGCCACCAGGTGCTCATCGAGAAGAACGCCGGCGTCGGCTCCTCGATCACGGACGACGAGTTCGTCGCCGCCGGTGCGCGGATCCTCGCCACCGCCGACGAGGTCTGGGCCACCGCCGACCTGCTGCTCAAGGTCAAGGAGCCCATCGCGGAGGAGTACCACCGCCTCCGCAAGGACCAGACGCTCTTCACGTACCTGCACCTGGCCGCCTCCAAGGAGTGCACGGACGCGCTCGTCGAGTCCGGCACCACGGCGATCGCATACGAGACGGTCGAGCTGCCCAGCCGTGCGCTGCCGCTCCTCGCCCCGATGTCCGAGGTCGCGGGCCGCCTCGCCCCGCAGGTCGGCGCCTACCACCTGATGCGCTCGGTCGGCGGCCGTGGCGTGCTCCCCGGTGGTGTCCCCGGCACGCAGCCCGCGCGGGCCGTCGTCATCGGCGGCGGTGTCTCCGGCTGGAACGCCACGCAGATCGCCGTCGGCATGGGCTTCCACGTCACGCTGCTCGACCGCGACATCAACAAGCTCCGCGAGGCCGACAAGGTCTTCGGCACCAAGGTCCGGGCGATCATGTCCAACTCCTTCGAGCTGGAGAAGGCCGTCCTGGACGCCGACCTCGTCATCGGCGCGGTTCTCATCCCGGGTGCCAAGGCGCCGAAGCTCGTCACCAACGAACTTGTCTCGCGAATGAAGCCGGGAAGTGTTCTTGTCGACATCGCGATCGACCAGGGTGGCTGCTTCGAGGACTCGCGTCCGACCACCCACGCCGAGCCGACCTTCCCGGTCCACAACTCGGTCTTCTACTGCGTCGCCAACATGCCCGGCGCCGTGCCCAACACGTCGACGTACGCGCTCACCAATGCGACGCTTCCGTACATCGTGGAGCTCGCGAACCGCGGCTGGGTCGAGGCGCTGCGCCGTGACGCGGCGCTCGCCAAGGGTCTCAACACCCATGACGGCAAGGTGGTTTACCGCGAGGTCGCCGAGGCGCACGGCCTGGAGCACGTCGAGCTGGAGTCCTTGCTCGGTTAAGTCATCAACGGGTAAAAAGGCGATACGTCAACACGGGTCGTCAACACCGCACACCCGGCCGGACCTTGCCCGACAAGGCCCGGCCGGGTGTGTGTCGGGTCACTTTGTGACACTCGTTCAACTCGCCACGAACGTAACTCTTTAACCGATTCGTACACCGGTGAAACCTACCGTGCGACGGCCTTACGCCCTTGACAGAGGGGTGTTCGGTTGCCGACACATCGGGTCGGGTCCGGCGGATTGTGTTGCTGCGGACCGGTGACACGCCATAGAGTCGCCAACCGTCGGCATGGTGCCACGCTGACCTATCGAGAAGTTTCCTGGTCACCAAGGAGGTAAGACGACTTGTGAATGAGTCGACATTTACTCCCGGGGGTGGTCAACCAGGAATGCCGACGCGGGGCCAGGGCCCCACGGGGCTCGAGGCTGTCGGCTCCGTCGCTGTCCGCACCTTCGCAGCCCAGAAGAGTCCCCGGATGACTCAGACAGCACACCCGAGCATGGATGGCCATCACGTGAACGCCATGGCCGGCAACGGAAGTGGCGAGAACCGCACCCACTTCGCCGACTACGACGAACTGCCCGAGGGGCACTTCTACGACCCCGACGCCGAGTACGAGCCAGATCCCGAGTACGCGGCCACGCTCGCGCCCGACGCGGCCCGTCAGCGCCGTGAGCGCGTCGGTCCGACCGGGCGCCCGCTGCCGTACTTCCCGATCCCGGGCCCGCTGACCGACCACGGCCCCGCGACGATCATCGCGATGTGCAACCAGAAGGGCGGCGTCGGCAAGACCACGTCGACCATCAACCTGGGTGCCGCGCTCGCGGAGTACGGACGCCGGGTCCTGCTCGTCGACTTCGACCCGCAGGGCGCGCTCTCGGTCGGCCTCGGCGTCAACCCGATGGAGCTCGACCTCACGGTCTACAACCTGCTCATGGAGCGGGGCATGGTGGCCGACGACGTGCTCCTGAAGACGGCGGTCCCGAACATGGACCTGCTGCCCAGCAACATCGACCTGTCCGCCGCCGAAGTGCAGTTGGTGAGCGAGGTCGCGCGCGAGTCCACACTCCAGCGCGCCCTGAAGCCGCTGATGGCCGACTACGACTACATCGTGATCGACTGCCAGCCCTCGCTCGGCCTGCTCACCGTCAACGCGTTGACGGCAGCCCACAAGGTGATCGTGCCCCTGGAGTGCGAGTTCTTCGCACTGCGCGGTGTCGCGCTGCTCACCGAGACCATCGAGAAGGTCCAGGAGCGGCTCAACCCCGAGCTGGAGCTCGACGGCATCCTCGCCACGATGTACGACTCCCGCACGGTGCACAGCCGTGAGGTGCTCGCGCGCGTGGTCGAGGCCTTCGACGATCACGTCTACCACACGGTCATCGGGCGCACGGTGCGCTTCCCGGAGACCACCGTCGCCGGAGAGCCGATCACCACGTACGCCTCCAACTCCGTAGGTGCCGCCGCTTATCGTCAGCTCGCCAGGGAGGTGCTCGCCCGGTGTCACGCCGAGTGAGTCTGCCGGGGGCCGACGAATTGTTCCGTACCACCGGGGGAATGGCGCTCCAGTCGTCCTCGCCCTCGCGCCGGACCAACGGCGAGGCCCGGGTGCCGGCTCCCGCGGGCGAGAGCGACGCGGCGGCCGCCGGGGAGGACGCACCGCAGTCGGTGCCCGTCCAGGGCGGTGACGGTGAGGGCGACGAACATGTCGCGGCCGACTCCGGCTCGGGGGGCTCCCGCAGCCGGGGTGCGGCTCCGGAGCGCTCGGGGCCAGGTCAGGCGGCGCAGGAAGGTTCTGCCGCCGGGCAGTCCTCGCGCAAGCGCGGGCGGGGCCAGGGGCAGGGGCGTCGGCAGCCCAGTGGCCGGGAGCGCCACGACGAGAAGATCACCGTGTACGTCTCCGCCGAGGAGCTCATCGATCTCGAGCACGCCCGTCTGGTGCTCCGGGGCGAACACGGGCTCGCGGTCGACCGTGGGCGGATCGTCCGTGAGGCGGTCGCCGTCGTCCTCGCCGATCTCGAATCCCGTGGGGACGCGAGCATTCTCGTACGACGGCTTCGTGGGCGGTAGGAGGTAGCCTGCGAGCGCTATGCCCTCGTACGACGCCTCCGTCCCGTCCGCCGGCCCTGGTGCCGGTCGTCGGCGTGTTCTGGGGCGGGGTCCTGGGCCGGACCCGGCTCCCGCTCCCGCAGAGGATCTGGCCGTACCTCCTCCCGAAGAGGAGCCTGAACCGCCTGCGGCGGTGAGCGAGTCGCCGGTAACCGAGGAACCGCCCGAGCCCGACGACGGTGTCTTCAAGGTGCGGCTCGCGAACTTCGAGGGGCCCTTCGACCTGCTGCTTCAGCTGATCTCGAAGCACAAGATGGACGTCACGGAAGTGGCGCTGTCGCGCGTCACCGACGAGTTCATGGCACACATCAGGGCGATGGGGCCGGACTGGGATCTGGACCAGACGACCGAGTTCCTCGTCGTCGCCGCCACCCTGCTCGATCTCAAGGCGGCACGGCTGTTGCCGTCGGCCGAGGTCGAGGACGAGGCGGACCTGGCGCTCCTGGAGGCGCGGGACCTGCTCTTCGCGCGGCTGCTGCAGTACCGCGCGTACAAGCAGATCGCGGACATCTTCAACGCCCGCCTCGAGGAAGAGGCCCGCCGCTACCCCCGTACCGTCGGCCTGGAGGCCCACCACGCCGAGTTGCTTCCCGAGGTGGTCATCAGCATCGGGGCGGAGGGGTTCGCGAAGCTCGCCGTGAAGGCGATGCAGCCCAGGCCCAAGCCTCAGGTGTACGTCGATCACATCCACGCGCCGCTGGTCAGCGTGCAGGAGCAGGCGGGGATCGTGGTGGCGAGGCTGAAGGAGCTGGGGGCTGCCAGTTTCCGCGACCTCGTCGACGACACCGACGACACCCTGACCGTCGTGGCCCGCTTCCTCGCCCTGCTCGAGCTGTACCGCGAGAAGGCCGTGTCGCTGGACCAGGAGGAGGCGCTCGGGGGGCTCGTCGTGCGCTGGACCGGCGGGGACAGCGACGAGGAGCCGAGGGTCACGGACGAGTTCGACCGGCCGCCCGAGGTGCCGCCCAAGGAGGAGAAGAAGGCGTGAGCGAGGACACCACCGAGACCGAGGGCGGGCCGCGCACCGTCGCCGACCTCGATCTCAAGCCCGCCCTGGAGGCCGTCCTCATGGTCGTGGACGAACCCGCGACCGTGGAGCACCTCTCGAAGATCCTGGAGCGGCCGAAGCGACGGATCGCGGCCGCTCTGCGCGAGCTGGCCGACGAGTACACCATTCAGGGGCGTGGCTTTGAGCTGCGGCTCATCGCCGGGGGCTGGCGTTTCTACTCCCGGCCCGAGTACGCGATGGCCGTCGAACGCTTCGTCCTGGACGGGCAGCAGGCCCGCCTCACCCAGGCGGCCCTGGAGACCCTCGCGGTCGTCGCGTACCGTCAGCCGGTCAGCCGATCCAGGGTCTCCGCGGTCCGCGGAGTCAACTGCGACGGCGTGATGCGCACCCTCCTGCAGCGCGGTCTGGTCGAGGAGGCGGGCACGGAACCCGAAACAGGTGCGATCCTGTACAGGACGACGAACTACTTCCTGGAGCGAATGGGCCTGCGCGGCCTGGATGAGCTCCCGGAGCTCGCGCCCTTCCTCCCAGAGGCGGACGCGATCGAAGCCGAGACGCTGGAAGGGGTCCCGTCGTTCGATCCGGATGCACCGGATGCAGATGCAGACGACACGACGACGACGGAACTTTGATGCGAAGCAGTGGCAGCGGTAGTGGCAGGAACAGCGGCGGGCGCGGCAACCCCCGCGGGACCGGTGGGGGCGGCAACGCCCGCGGGTCCGGCGGCGGTGGCGGCGGTGCGCGCGGGAGCGGTGGGGGCGGCGGTCCCCGCGGTTCCGGTGGGGGCGGTGGCCCTCGCGGTTCCAGCGGTGGCGGTGGCCCCCGCGGTTCCGGCGGTGGCGGCAACCCCAGGGCCGCCGGTGGCGGCGGTGGCTCCCAGCCGAGGAGCGCGGGAGGGCGCGACGACCAGCCGAAGCGTCCCGGCAAGCCTCGTCCCGAGGAGCGCCGCTACGACGTAGGCCCTTCGGCGACCCACGAGGGCCCGAAGTCCGGTCGCGGCAACGCGGCCCGC harbors:
- a CDS encoding glycoside hydrolase family 15 protein; this encodes MAGRIEDYALIGDMQTAALVCRDGTVDWLCLPRFDSHAVFAGLLGTEEHGFWRLGPAHAADAKPPTAARRTYRGDSLILESEWDTPRGTVRVTDFMPPRDGAPQLIRIVEGITGRVPMRSALRMRFSYGRVVPWVHKHEGRTVAVAGPDSVWFDTACETYGKALTTYADFTVAPGDRIAFTISWEPSHKAPPALPEPEESLEATEEFWRDWVDQCTYHGPYREAVVRSLITLKALTYGPTGGIVAAPTTSLPEEIGGVRNWDYRYTWLRDAAITLSSLLRTGYREEARAWREWLLRAVAGDPENLQIMYGIAGERELGEAELHWLPGYENSGPVRVGNGAAGQLQLDVYGEVTEALHLAHMTGLSRNDYASLLQLKLIRYLEDHWDQPDEGIWEVRGPRRHFVHSKVMAWVAVDRTIKLIESGDADGPLEKWRELRDDIHRDVCEKGYDKERNTFTQSYGSKELDASLLLIPQMGFLPPDDKRVIGTIEAIQRELSTSDGFILRYPTSGEHAGVDGLEGDEGAFLACSFWMADDLAMIGRVDEARKLFEKLLALRNDLGLLAEEWDPRLKRQVGNFPQAFSHVPLIDTALRLTASGAYGG
- a CDS encoding CTP synthase; translated protein: MTPAAFRNNAATTTKHIFVTGGVASSLGKGLTASSLGALLKARGLRVTMQKLDPYLNVDPGTMNPFQHGEVFVTNDGAETDLDIGHYERFLDVDLDGSANVTTGQVYSTVIAKERRGEYLGDTVQVIPHITNEIKHRIRRMATDDVDVVITEVGGTVGDIESLPFLETVRQVRHEVGRDNVFVVHISLLPYIGPSGELKTKPTQHSVAALRNIGIQPDAIVLRADREVPTAIKRKISLMCDVDEAAVVACIDAKSIYDIPKVLHTEGLDAYVVRKLDLPFRDVDWTAWDDLLDRVHNPLHEINMALVGKYIDLPDAYLSVTEALRAGGFANKARVKIKWVTSDDCKTPAGAAKQLGDVDAICIPGGFGDRGVSGKVGAIQYARENKIPLLGLCLGLQCIVIEAARNLADIADANSTEFDSATAHPVISTMAEQLDIVAGEGDMGGTMRLGMYPAKLAEGSIAREVYDGKEYVEERHRHRYEVNNAYRAELEKKAGLQFSGTSPDGKLVEYVEYPRDIHPYLVATQAHPELRSRPTRPHPLFAGLVKAAVARKTGK
- a CDS encoding NUDIX hydrolase, which encodes MTIKDTAEEWEIRASETPFVGNKTSVRTDDVVMPDGSVARRDYQVHPGSVAIVALDDQNRVLVLRQYRHPVRHKLWEIPAGLLDIPGENPLHAAQRELYEEAHIKAENWRVLTDAYTTPGGCDEAVRIFLARDLSEAEGQRFEVEDEEADMELARVSVDELVRGVLAGELHNNCLVVGVLSLVAARHGEGLDALRPAEAPWPARPFEV
- a CDS encoding tetratricopeptide repeat protein encodes the protein MTDQAVDNGGTKVSAEGQRPAAGSAPTESQFLGRTRELKELRADIERAGLDTISGRKAPRARVLLIAGKPGSGRTALAEELAEQVAESYPDGVLRARLTEPDGTPVPTERTARELLTALERPTPPGAGAEDLGESLREALAVRRVLLVLDDAADAEQVDALLPDTPECLVVAVSGGPLTGIADVRPCTLGGLDTKSALELLGRFTGSVRITVDPFAAEGLVELCAGQPAALVLAGGWLATRPQSAVADLAKQLRSDGEEGSPLARVFRLTYASLPSAAARILRLLSLAPAGLVDPHTASALAGCSVNAARTTLDDFAALGLLRPVESPLPQYEVPGCLLPLLHALTETHDRPAELQLARARMLERTVRLLVSCRAITETDSSPAREKLAGMPRALRFPNPRAAADWLRIRQPALLASARLAVADGELDTLARRIMAALVRAMVAHVGTQAAAPELYGIHRLVLDVAERRKLPREKAAALLNLADLDAQTGRTADALARYRAALDAGREANDPYATGRAMESVGGAHQELGDYDRAADWYGRALADRLARDERVDAARLYGRIAAAHTYAGRYGEALRNWRAAVAGHRKNGDVAAQARALSEMARVQEYAGRPEESLRTCQEAAEWARRADDVRLQAALQLRLADTLDRLGDPAAARLHRGAAERMLGDELPESASAREQDANACEIRSTSEED
- the ald gene encoding alanine dehydrogenase, which produces MKVGIPREVKNNEFRVAITPAGVHELVRHGHQVLIEKNAGVGSSITDDEFVAAGARILATADEVWATADLLLKVKEPIAEEYHRLRKDQTLFTYLHLAASKECTDALVESGTTAIAYETVELPSRALPLLAPMSEVAGRLAPQVGAYHLMRSVGGRGVLPGGVPGTQPARAVVIGGGVSGWNATQIAVGMGFHVTLLDRDINKLREADKVFGTKVRAIMSNSFELEKAVLDADLVIGAVLIPGAKAPKLVTNELVSRMKPGSVLVDIAIDQGGCFEDSRPTTHAEPTFPVHNSVFYCVANMPGAVPNTSTYALTNATLPYIVELANRGWVEALRRDAALAKGLNTHDGKVVYREVAEAHGLEHVELESLLG
- a CDS encoding ParA family protein; amino-acid sequence: MPTRGQGPTGLEAVGSVAVRTFAAQKSPRMTQTAHPSMDGHHVNAMAGNGSGENRTHFADYDELPEGHFYDPDAEYEPDPEYAATLAPDAARQRRERVGPTGRPLPYFPIPGPLTDHGPATIIAMCNQKGGVGKTTSTINLGAALAEYGRRVLLVDFDPQGALSVGLGVNPMELDLTVYNLLMERGMVADDVLLKTAVPNMDLLPSNIDLSAAEVQLVSEVARESTLQRALKPLMADYDYIVIDCQPSLGLLTVNALTAAHKVIVPLECEFFALRGVALLTETIEKVQERLNPELELDGILATMYDSRTVHSREVLARVVEAFDDHVYHTVIGRTVRFPETTVAGEPITTYASNSVGAAAYRQLAREVLARCHAE
- a CDS encoding ScpA family protein gives rise to the protein MPSYDASVPSAGPGAGRRRVLGRGPGPDPAPAPAEDLAVPPPEEEPEPPAAVSESPVTEEPPEPDDGVFKVRLANFEGPFDLLLQLISKHKMDVTEVALSRVTDEFMAHIRAMGPDWDLDQTTEFLVVAATLLDLKAARLLPSAEVEDEADLALLEARDLLFARLLQYRAYKQIADIFNARLEEEARRYPRTVGLEAHHAELLPEVVISIGAEGFAKLAVKAMQPRPKPQVYVDHIHAPLVSVQEQAGIVVARLKELGAASFRDLVDDTDDTLTVVARFLALLELYREKAVSLDQEEALGGLVVRWTGGDSDEEPRVTDEFDRPPEVPPKEEKKA